AAAATGGCCAAAAAATTATAGAATCTTGAAAAACTTTTTGAAGCAAAGCAGAGTTGAGACAAACATAATTTCACCACCTACTGTTTTCAAGAATCCATTTCTGGTTGGTAGTGTGTAGCTCTAAGAAGAATGAGTTTCTACTTTCTACTCATCATCTTGATTAACTAATATAACTGTAACCTTTATAAGTATAAATCAATCATTATAAGGTTGTAAGCAAACTTATTGGAATGTAGATTTTGCACCTTTTTTTTTGCTGAGCTTGTATGTAGATGGAGACCGATGCTACGAACCCTGTGCCATCTGATCCCAAGAAGCCTGTCAATGCAATAGAAACAATCGGTATGATGTttcgaaattcaaattttttatgttttgtaaCATATGCATTAAACATGGTATATTCTTGCATTATATTACCTGCAGAGGAGGTGAATGATTCTCCAATTGAGGAAGTCCGGCTGACAGTAGCGATAACGGATGATCCTACGTTGCCATGCCTGACGTTTCGAGCATGGGTGCTGGGGATAATATCATGTGCAGCTCTAGCGTTCTTGAACCAGTTCTTCATGTATCGCGAGAACGCCCTCTCTGTATCGTCTGTCGCTGCTCAGATATTAGTCCTTCCCGTTGGGAAGCTCATGGCCGCAACTCTGCCAACAGAGGCAGTCAAGATCCCTGGAACGAAATGGTCCTTCACTATGAATCGAGGGCCTTTCAACTTAAAGGAGCATTGCCTCATCACCATATTCGCCAATGCAGGTGTAACGGGTGCGTATGCAGTCAacatcatcaccatcatcaaGGCGTTTTACTATCGGAAAATCAACCTTGTGGCTGCTATGCTACTCACACACAGCACACAGGTAGTTTTCAAGCTATGCcgtttattgttttttttgttcaaCTAATTAGTAAATATGTTTTGTTGGTGCAGTTGCTTGGGTACGGCTGGGCTGGAATTTTCCGGAAGTTTCTGGTGGATTCCCCATACATGTGGTGGCCTTCCAACCTCGTTCAAGTGTCTCTCTTCAGAGCACTGCATGAGGTCGAGGTCAGGCGAAAAGGAGGCCTCACCCGGCTGCTGTTTCGAGCTTTTGTTATTACATAATCCCAAACTTTCTGTTCCCATCCATCACTGCTCTCTCCTTTTTATGCTGGATATGGAAAGATTCTGTCACAGCACATCAGATAGGAGGAGGGATTCGAGGCTTGGGACTGGGCTCGATGGCGTTTGATTGGTCGACCATTGCAGCCTTTGCAGGCAGCCCTCTAGCAGCCCCGGGCTTTGCTATAATCAACTTGTTGGTTGGCTTCATATTGATAGTCTACGTTATGTTGCCAATAGCCTATTGGAACAACATGTACAACGCAAAGCGATTCCCCATCATTTCTGCACACGTCTTTGATGCTACTGGAGCGACATACAACACATCAACAATCCTAACTGGGAAGACATTTGAATTCGACCGGGCGGGATATGATAGCTACTACAGCAAGGTTAACCTCAGCATCTTCTTCGTATTGATCTACGGTCTCAACTTTGCAGCCTTGGCTTCTACTGTGTCACACATAGTACTCTTCCACGGAAGGTAAACGTAACATAAACATATAATCTCAAACTGTTCAACCTTGGGACTAATTAGGGCCTTGCTGCAGAACAATCTGGCGGCAGACCAAGGCCTCGTTTCTGGAAAAGTTCGGAGACATCCATAATAGGCTGATGAGGAAGAACAACGACCCTGTCCCGCAGTGGTGGTTCCACAGCCTCCTGATTATGGTGGTTGCGATATCCATGCTTGCTTGTGAAGGCTTTGGAAGGCAACTGCAGCTTCCTTACTGGGGCGTAGCGTTGGCTATGACGTTGGCGTTCGTGTTCACCATTCCTGTGGGTGTTATTGCAGCCACAACCAACCAGGTTCCTACACAAGTTTGTTTCATTTAACATTGATAAATACTCTAATAGGAATGTggtcaaatgcaaactctatatattatgTCATTTGCTGACATTTTCTAAagatccagatcatagtttggagtttgtacaatatttagagttagcattttatcactacccctAACATTGACATAATTGCAGCCAGCAGGGACTGAATGTAATTTCCGAGATGATAATCGGCTACCTGTACCCGGGGAAGCCTCTAGCCAACGTCGTGTTCAAGACCTACGGCACCATAAGCATGTCGCAGGCCATCACGTTCCTCTCCGACTTCAAGCTCGGCCATTACATGAAAATCCCTCCAAAATCGATGTTCCTGGTTCAGCTCGTGGGGACGGTGATCACTTCCTTGGTGAGCTTCGGCACAGCTTGGTGGCTCCTGACCTCCATTAAACACATTTGTGACCCAAAAAATCTGCCCCCGGGCAGTCCATGGACCTGCCCGGGGGACGACGTGTTCTACAACGCCTCCATTGTTCGGGGCTGTACCAGGAGATGAACTACTTCTTCCTGTTGGGGCTGGTGGCGCCTGTCCCCGTCTGGTACTTTGCACGTAAGTACCCGGAGAAGAGGTGGATCGGGTGCATCAACATCCCCATCGTTCTGTCAGGGACACTGGGGATGCCTGTGGCTAAATCTGTCAACTGCGTTTCTTGGTTGACGGTGGGGATCCTCTTCAACTTGGTGGTGTACCAGAGATACAAGGGCTGGTGGGCTCGGCACAACTACATTCTATCTGAGGGGCTCGACGTCGGGGTGGGCTTCATGGGGACGCTGCTCTGCAGTATAATGGCATCATTGGGCCTGGCTGGTGGGGGTTGCACATCGACGATCACTGCCCCTTGGCCAAGTGTTATATCTAAATGACAAAAACTGAACAGCAAAAGCTGAGAGAGATGCTTAATGTTATGCTGTATATATAACTGATTCAATGAATGCAAAGTCTGAAAACTTCCAACTGTTATACATGATTCGCATTCGGAAACAATCTAGCTAGGACGAAAATAACATTATCATCAGGATTCACAATACTTGATTGATACTCTTTTCACTCTCATCCCATTCATCTTTTCCTCTGTTTCCAACCTAGTGCAGATTACTCTCATTTATTGATTTTGATCCATGGAAAACCAAAGCAGGCAAATCGCAATGCACAAGCAGAACACTAGGTCTGGGAAGGCTAACATAACATAGCTCACAATCTTCATTCCCTCTAACAAACTAGGAGCAGCAAAATAAGCAAATTTCTTTTCCTCAACTTTTTCGAGCTGCAATCTCTCCTAATACACACATGAAAACAAACcattaaaaattaaagcaaCCGGAAAAAGAAACATTGTAATCGACAAATTCTAATATCGATCCGATTGACTAATCAGCTATTGAGTTGTGAGTACACTCACTCGTTATAGAATTATGAAAACATTTTCTCCAGATTTTCACTGCAATCATCAGTTTCATCGCTTAACAACCAGGGATTACTACATAAACAACAGGAAACAATGCACAATTGCACATACAACCACCTCAATCTTCAGTGCTAGGCAAGGGCGGGCAGCGGCGCTGGATATATTGGCCTGTCTCAACCGGCCTACAgagataaatatattttctgTAATTAATTTAGTAATCATGTCATGTTTCCTCTAGTCATGTTATAATTAGTTAATTTATCTTGATTAGATATACGGTAACTAAAGATAAAGATAGTTGTGAGTTATCATGTTTAAATGTTTGGTAAAACAAGTCGCAGCTAATGATAAAAAATGAGATTATCAAAATTATCTTAATTAATTTTACGTAATGACTAAGCTGTCCTCATCTGGAACCTCTGAGACGATGGCGTCTGTTTCAGGAATGAGTACTTAGCTTTAGCAGCTCAAACATTTTTTTCGCTAATTGATTTTCATGTATGCTCGAATTAACATATTGCTTGGACATTCAATTTTGGCCTTAACACTACAATCTTTTTGAGTAATCCATCCTAAAAGCTTCCCACTATTACCATCACGTGTTTCATTAATTCGGCAGTGAGACTTCACTGAATCCACAACAACATGGTCTTGACTAGTAGAATCACCACTTTCAGGCAATACTTCTTTCTCCTCTTCACAAATCTCCATAGGAAATGCGCCCGAAACATCTGTGGGTATTACAGATAAATCTTGAAGAATAATTGCAAACATCCTAACCTTATTCAGAAATGGAGTCGCTGGATATCCTTTAGGAGTGAGGCCGATTGAGAGAATGAAAGAAGAGCTCTCCTCGCGATtttgagaaagaagagaaatgaAGATTTTTGAGAAAGGGGAGAGAGGCGATTAGTTATGATTAGGTTTAGAAAAATTGAGTGGGTAAAAACTTATTTTCCTAAAATTAGCTAGGTAGATCATATTTGTAACATAGGTAAATAGGCAGTTACATTTATGGTGAAACATTGCCTTTTGAGCGGGCTTTGTGCGGCCAGATTtgtaacatagctaccaaacatACAATTAAACCCGggtaaatttatttatctaggCGTAACATAGCTATCAAACGGCCCCTTAGGATAAACTAAATTATATAAGCACattgttttattattcgaaaataAGCATGAATACATAACCACCTCAACGAAACTCGAACATTTGATTAGGCGTATAAATTGCACACTATGATCATGACATGCGTGAAATCGAGCTTATACTATTTCTTATGTCCTACCATAAACGACTTATATTCTTTTCCTACATAAAATGAGTTGTTTGCTTTTTGACAAAATATAATccaattactttttcttattttattatctctcgTTTTTTATTCTCTTTCCAATACTTTACTCTGCTTTATGttccttttactttattttcttttcatttattcTCTAATCATCATTTTAtgttctttttactttattttcttttcatttattcTCTAATCATCATTTTTCTAAATCTTATAGTATTAGGACATGTTCAGTTACACATAATTCTTTCAGTAAGAAATAAAGTTGAGCAGTTTTAGAGCAGATTTGAGATGGGTGTGGCCCACCAACGTGGAGATGAAAATGGTGTTCAGGTTGCCCGATTGCCATCAGATTTGGGGTCCTCTCTTAAGCTAAAGGACGAAAAGCCCCCAAATGTTTCTTCACAACAGCAGGTAGAGCCCCCCTCTGCCACCGCCCCAGACCAGTAACCACAAACTTCTCCTCCCCGCCGCTCTCCGGCAACACATCCATCAGCCCTCTCCCGCCGCCTTGTACGTCGCAAAATGTACTGTTGTGAAAAAAGCCCCAATCTCGTCCTCCCTCGCCACCCTCCCCACACAGTACTAGACGCCGCAATTCGGGCTGCCCCTCAGCTGGAGGAGGAGCTGCTTCACCACATCCGTCGGTGTCAGCACCGCTCGCTGGCCACGGTGGCACACACGCCTCGCCGCAATGCCGTGTGCAGACTGATTTTTCTCATGTGAATAAAATAGACACCAATTTTCGATTTATGTCAGGGGTTAAAGAAGTCATTTTGTGTACAATTCCTCAATAACTTGGCCTCTCAGATTTGTATATCACCATTTTTGAAAGAATTTAATTTGGCCAAAAATGACAGTAACAGTGCGGGCTTCCCCTTAATTCAAAGGCCTAGAAGTAATGAATCATAGAAGATGAACATCATATTTACCCCTAATTGAACCCATTTCTGGGCATATTGGGAAAGGTGAACACGCCCTTAAAAAATGTGCTTATGGATTATGGAGGAATGGATAAAGTAAATTATACCCAAAAGTCGTCATGCTGCATGTGTATATATGGTATAATGTATTTCACGtgtgaatatatatttttgtgcTTGACTCCAACCTGATTAATGTCATGCGCATTTAATTCGTATCCGTACTCTAAAATAGTGTGCTATGGTGGTCTTAATTTGGAGTGCGGATCACTACACTATTCTTTTATATCCCTTAATTACATATATTGTCCTTTTCGAAGCTATGCTTTAATTAGCCCCTCTTTGTCctaatattaatataatctCACCTAACATAACTCACTAGTCACTAGTCACTACACTAAAATTTGTTCGTGTTAGTTTATACGATGAACtggatgaataaaaataaatataaatttatatattagttcattatttagtgaaGTAATATGGATTAAATTGTGGGATGCTCTTATTTTGCTTAATTTATGTTCCATTCAAGTGGTAAAATGGTAGATATCCTAATAATGAGAATAAAatacttaattttatttttcattgatTGGAAAAAGTGATTGCTCagtcacatatatatatttatgaacGTAGTTAGTATTTACATATTAAcgtaaaaagaaaagaattaaaaagataaagaaaaactGATGAGCAAGCTCAAAGTAACTTGATTTAATTAATGGATAGTGATAAATGTGTATAATTGTACGTACATAATCGaacttttttttaacattttacattaaaaattgaatataaacagtaattgatttaaaataaatttcatactaatcattttgcaacacttcgaaaaaaattgaaattttaatttaaatattgtatatttaaaaaaaaatcttactaaatatcatataataa
This window of the Salvia splendens isolate huo1 unplaced genomic scaffold, SspV2 ctg1076, whole genome shotgun sequence genome carries:
- the LOC121788563 gene encoding uncharacterized protein LOC121788563 isoform X1 — protein: MFAIILQDLSVIPTDVSGAFPMEICEEEKEVLPESGDSTSQDHVVVDSVKSHCRINETRDGRLRQANISSAAARPCLALKIEERLQLEKVEEKKFAYFAAPSLLEGMKIVSYVMLAFPDLVFCLCIAICLLWFSMDQNQ
- the LOC121788563 gene encoding uncharacterized protein LOC121788563 isoform X3, translated to MFAIILQDLSVIPTDVSGAFPMEICEEEKEVLPESGDSTSQDHVVVDSVKSHCRINETRDGRLRQANISSAAARPCLALKIE
- the LOC121788563 gene encoding uncharacterized protein LOC121788563 isoform X2 is translated as MFAIILQDLSVIPTDVSGAFPMEICEEEKEVLPESGDSTSQDHVVVDSVKSHCRINETRDGRLRQANISSAAARPCLALKIEVV